The following are from one region of the Halorussus rarus genome:
- a CDS encoding DUF373 family protein produces the protein MSTLVVCVDRNDDIGTKTGLETPVAGWEAVRSLVTDVGLADPEDSSVNCLLESLRVARDLRDGDEEVTVAVISGAAETMVGRDRAVAEQMDDLIAETAPDSAVVVIDSAQDERLVPIIESRVQVDAVDRVVVRQARDIESTYYLLKQFLADEELRQTILVPIGVALLAFPVLLMVAGPATAVAAITAVIGLFVLYKGLGVDEYVADLPADVRDALYSGRVSIVTYVVAAGLSLIGLFAGALRISDPSAPTQGVLMPAMAFAFASVPWLAAAALAASTGRLLDEVIRNDRVRNSYLNLPFGVMAVGLVVRGFSAYFLQREGYVAPMVVPQMDLGSLSVERIVLFPGTRMALFVVAGVVVSLLGVQLSSYFTGTALGEEFDEEELPE, from the coding sequence ATGAGTACGCTGGTTGTGTGCGTCGACCGGAACGACGACATCGGGACCAAGACGGGTCTCGAGACCCCGGTCGCGGGGTGGGAGGCCGTCCGGTCGCTCGTGACCGACGTCGGCCTCGCCGACCCCGAGGACTCCAGCGTCAACTGTCTTCTCGAATCCCTGCGCGTGGCCCGCGACCTGCGCGACGGCGACGAGGAGGTGACCGTGGCGGTCATCTCCGGCGCCGCCGAGACGATGGTCGGCCGGGACCGCGCGGTCGCCGAGCAGATGGACGACCTCATCGCCGAGACCGCCCCCGACTCGGCGGTCGTCGTCATCGACAGCGCCCAGGACGAGCGGCTCGTCCCCATCATCGAGAGCCGGGTACAGGTCGACGCGGTCGACCGGGTCGTCGTCCGGCAGGCCCGCGACATCGAGTCGACCTACTACCTGCTCAAGCAGTTCCTCGCCGACGAGGAACTGCGCCAGACCATCCTCGTCCCCATCGGGGTCGCGCTGCTGGCGTTCCCGGTCCTGCTGATGGTGGCGGGGCCGGCGACCGCGGTCGCGGCCATCACCGCCGTCATCGGCCTGTTCGTCCTCTACAAGGGGCTGGGCGTCGACGAGTACGTGGCCGACCTGCCCGCCGACGTCCGGGACGCCCTCTACTCCGGGCGGGTCTCCATCGTCACCTACGTCGTCGCGGCGGGGCTCTCGCTCATCGGCCTGTTCGCCGGCGCGCTCCGCATCTCGGATCCCTCGGCGCCCACCCAGGGCGTCCTCATGCCGGCGATGGCGTTCGCGTTCGCCAGCGTGCCCTGGCTGGCCGCGGCGGCGCTGGCGGCCTCGACCGGCCGGCTGCTCGACGAGGTCATCCGGAACGACCGGGTGCGCAACTCCTACCTCAACCTCCCGTTCGGCGTCATGGCGGTCGGGCTGGTGGTCCGGGGGTTCTCGGCGTACTTCCTCCAGCGCGAGGGGTACGTCGCCCCGATGGTCGTCCCCCAGATGGACCTCGGGAGCCTCTCGGTCGAGCGCATCGTCCTCTTCCCGGGGACCAGGATGGCGCTGTTCGTCGTCGCGGGCGTCGTGGTGAGCCTGCTCGGCGTTCAGCTCTCGTCGTACTTCACCGGCACCGCGCTCGGCGAGGAGTTCGACGAGGAGGAGCTGCCGGAGTAA
- a CDS encoding DUF7344 domain-containing protein, whose protein sequence is MSNEHAETGGEGTATDGRPAVPSERPTATDLDSLFEVLADGHRRRVLDYLDDTDDGVASFSDLVEHVADREGEGTPADRDRIAVNLHHNHLPKLESAGVLEYDPRSETVRYRGGPIVGEWVELALAHESDDR, encoded by the coding sequence ATGAGCAACGAACACGCAGAAACGGGAGGAGAGGGGACAGCGACGGACGGTCGACCGGCCGTTCCGAGCGAACGACCGACGGCGACGGACCTCGATTCGCTCTTCGAGGTCCTCGCCGACGGACATCGTCGCCGCGTCCTCGACTACCTCGACGACACCGACGACGGCGTCGCGTCGTTCTCGGACCTCGTCGAGCACGTCGCCGACCGCGAGGGCGAGGGAACGCCGGCCGACCGCGACCGGATAGCGGTGAACCTCCACCACAACCACCTGCCGAAACTCGAGTCGGCGGGCGTCCTGGAGTACGACCCGCGGAGCGAGACGGTCCGGTACCGCGGGGGCCCGATCGTCGGCGAGTGGGTCGAACTCGCGCTGGCCCACGAGTCCGACGACCGGTAA
- a CDS encoding bacterio-opsin activator domain-containing protein: MSSARLVSTEPGMGDTDDHPGEYARLLEAIVESHTDALIVKDLEGRYRFANAAAADFLGCDPADVVGKTDAEFFDEESARSLRERELRVLDRETAGTFEERLPTDDSERVFQTTCSPYYDADGRLAGTVLIYRDVTARRVRERILESQRDELATLDRINEVVHEVIRTLIGEPTREEIERTVCDRLVESELYHVAWVAEPVPATGGVTGVVGAGLDDEVRDLIADVDVREDSDEPFLRAYYSGQHQIVQDIPDADAIDERLRAEVVDRGTRSAIAVPIRYGNTTYGVLTVGSTRLSAFSEREADAFDVLGEVIGFAIGAVKHRRLALSDTVVEVELRVTDADSFFVALADELDCRVRLDGMTAGPEGSLLFYDAVSGADPDAVLAFAAEWETVEDARVVSDGGEETLFEFTVSGSSLVLTLSEYGANTTEAVSEAGEARVVAELPADVDVRGVVERVRAEFPGLELAAKRETERDLQTAREFRRDLDDRLTEAQRTALRASFFAGYYEWPRDSTAEEVADSLGVSSPTFHQHIRKAQRELLGAFFDRDGDRP; the protein is encoded by the coding sequence ATGTCCTCGGCGCGACTGGTTTCGACCGAACCGGGAATGGGCGACACCGACGACCATCCGGGCGAGTACGCCCGACTGCTGGAGGCCATCGTCGAGAGCCACACCGACGCGCTCATCGTGAAGGACCTGGAGGGACGGTACCGGTTCGCCAACGCGGCGGCCGCGGACTTCCTGGGGTGCGACCCGGCCGACGTGGTCGGGAAGACGGACGCGGAGTTCTTCGACGAGGAGAGCGCCCGGAGCCTCCGCGAGCGGGAGCTGCGGGTGCTCGACCGCGAGACCGCGGGGACGTTCGAGGAGCGACTCCCCACCGACGACTCCGAGCGCGTGTTCCAGACGACGTGCTCGCCCTACTACGACGCCGACGGCAGGCTCGCCGGAACGGTGTTGATCTACCGGGACGTGACCGCCCGGCGGGTCCGCGAGCGAATCCTCGAGAGCCAGCGCGACGAGCTGGCCACGCTCGACCGCATCAACGAGGTGGTCCACGAGGTCATCCGGACGCTCATCGGCGAGCCGACCCGCGAGGAGATCGAGCGGACGGTCTGCGACCGGCTCGTGGAGTCGGAGCTCTACCACGTCGCGTGGGTCGCCGAACCGGTGCCCGCGACCGGCGGGGTGACCGGCGTCGTCGGCGCGGGACTCGACGACGAGGTCCGCGACCTCATCGCCGACGTCGACGTCCGCGAGGACAGCGACGAGCCGTTCCTGCGGGCCTACTACTCGGGCCAGCACCAGATCGTCCAGGACATCCCGGACGCCGACGCCATCGACGAACGGCTCCGGGCGGAGGTCGTCGACCGCGGGACGCGGTCGGCCATCGCGGTCCCGATCCGCTACGGCAACACGACCTACGGCGTGCTCACGGTCGGGTCGACCCGGCTCTCGGCGTTCAGCGAGCGCGAGGCCGACGCGTTCGACGTGCTGGGCGAGGTCATCGGCTTCGCCATCGGCGCGGTCAAGCACCGTCGACTCGCGCTCTCGGACACGGTCGTCGAGGTCGAGCTCCGGGTGACCGACGCCGACTCGTTCTTCGTCGCGCTCGCCGACGAGCTGGACTGCCGGGTCCGACTCGACGGCATGACCGCCGGCCCCGAGGGGAGCCTGCTGTTCTACGACGCGGTCAGCGGCGCGGATCCCGACGCGGTGCTGGCGTTCGCGGCGGAGTGGGAGACGGTCGAGGACGCCCGCGTGGTCAGCGACGGCGGCGAGGAGACGCTGTTCGAGTTCACGGTGTCGGGGTCGTCGCTCGTGCTGACCCTCTCGGAGTACGGCGCCAACACGACCGAGGCGGTGTCGGAGGCCGGCGAGGCCCGCGTCGTGGCCGAACTCCCGGCCGACGTCGACGTGCGGGGCGTGGTCGAGCGCGTCCGGGCCGAGTTCCCCGGCCTCGAACTGGCCGCCAAGCGCGAGACCGAGCGCGACCTCCAGACGGCCCGCGAGTTCCGGCGCGACCTCGACGACCGGCTCACCGAGGCCCAGCGGACCGCGCTCCGGGCGTCGTTCTTCGCGGGCTACTACGAGTGGCCCCGGGACAGCACCGCCGAGGAGGTCGCCGACTCGCTCGGCGTCTCGTCGCCGACGTTCCACCAGCACATCCGGAAGGCCCAGCGGGAACTGCTCGGGGCGTTCTTCGACCGCGACGGCGACCGACCCTAG
- a CDS encoding diphthine--ammonia ligase, with amino-acid sequence MTEDSSSTDDPAANDGSWVSLFSGGKDSSWALYRALEAGLDVSRLVTVHPEGDSYMYHVPATRLASLAAESVGVPLVEVEPDDFEAEAAAESGAQGDAELRPLEAALRDLAADLPGGLAGVTAGAVESEYQTSRIEAMADRLDAEVFAPLWQEDPRELADAMLDAGFEITVIRVAAYGLDESWLGRRLDREALADLEELNERHGVHILGEGGEFETLVTDGPHMERPIELEYETEWDGTRGTLRITDARLES; translated from the coding sequence ATGACCGAAGATTCGTCGTCGACCGACGACCCCGCCGCGAACGACGGGTCGTGGGTCAGCCTCTTCTCGGGCGGCAAGGACTCCTCGTGGGCGCTGTACCGCGCACTGGAGGCGGGACTCGACGTCTCGCGACTCGTCACGGTCCACCCCGAGGGCGACTCCTACATGTACCACGTGCCGGCGACCCGGCTCGCCTCGCTCGCCGCCGAGAGCGTCGGCGTCCCGCTCGTGGAGGTCGAACCCGACGACTTCGAGGCCGAGGCTGCGGCCGAGTCGGGCGCGCAGGGCGACGCCGAACTCCGCCCGCTCGAAGCCGCGCTCCGGGACCTCGCGGCCGACCTCCCGGGCGGCCTCGCGGGCGTGACCGCGGGCGCGGTCGAGAGCGAGTACCAGACCTCCCGCATCGAGGCGATGGCCGACCGCCTCGACGCCGAGGTGTTCGCGCCGCTCTGGCAGGAGGACCCGCGCGAACTCGCCGACGCGATGCTCGACGCGGGCTTCGAGATCACCGTCATCCGGGTCGCGGCCTACGGCCTCGACGAGTCGTGGCTCGGGCGGCGGCTGGACCGGGAGGCACTCGCGGACCTGGAGGAACTCAACGAGCGCCACGGGGTCCACATCCTGGGCGAGGGCGGGGAGTTCGAGACGCTGGTGACCGACGGGCCCCACATGGAGCGGCCCATCGAACTGGAGTACGAGACCGAGTGGGACGGGACGCGCGGAACCCTCCGGATTACGGACGCTCGGTTGGAGTCGTAG
- a CDS encoding sugar phosphate nucleotidyltransferase: MKAVVLAGGYATRLWPITKHRPKMFLPVGDSTVIDQIFAELEADDRIDEVYVSTNERFADDFEAHIEDSEFDKPRLTVEDTTEEDEKFGVVGALAQLFDREDIADDTLVIAGDNLISFGVSDFVDFFEARESPTLAAYDVGSRERARSYGLVELDGDEVVDFQEKPDDPKSTLVSIACYAFTADNIPLFDEYLESGNNPDEPGWFVQWLQGRDSVYAYTFDEAWFDIGTPESYLEAVGWKLDGENQIADSATVENTTVGENVHVMRGAEVVNSSVNNSIVFPNATIVDCDIRDSIIDEKTHVENMDLAGALIGAHTQILNGD, from the coding sequence ATGAAAGCCGTCGTTCTTGCGGGTGGGTACGCGACGCGGCTCTGGCCGATCACGAAGCACCGACCGAAGATGTTTCTACCGGTCGGCGACTCGACCGTCATCGACCAGATATTCGCCGAGCTGGAGGCCGACGACCGCATCGACGAGGTGTACGTCTCGACGAACGAGCGGTTCGCCGACGACTTCGAGGCCCACATCGAGGACAGCGAGTTCGACAAGCCCCGGCTCACCGTCGAGGACACGACCGAGGAGGACGAGAAGTTCGGCGTCGTGGGCGCGCTGGCCCAGCTGTTCGACCGCGAGGACATCGCCGACGACACCCTCGTCATCGCCGGCGACAACCTCATCAGCTTCGGGGTCAGCGACTTCGTCGACTTCTTCGAGGCCAGGGAGTCGCCGACGCTGGCCGCCTACGACGTCGGCTCCCGCGAGCGCGCGCGGTCCTACGGGCTGGTCGAACTCGACGGCGACGAGGTCGTCGACTTCCAGGAGAAGCCCGACGACCCCAAGAGCACGCTGGTCTCCATCGCGTGCTACGCGTTCACCGCCGACAACATCCCGCTGTTCGACGAGTACCTCGAGAGCGGGAACAACCCCGACGAGCCGGGCTGGTTCGTCCAGTGGCTCCAGGGCCGCGACTCGGTGTACGCCTACACCTTCGACGAGGCGTGGTTCGACATCGGCACGCCCGAGAGCTACCTCGAGGCGGTCGGCTGGAAGCTCGACGGCGAGAACCAGATCGCCGACTCCGCGACCGTCGAGAACACCACGGTCGGCGAGAACGTCCACGTCATGCGGGGCGCGGAGGTCGTCAACTCCAGCGTGAACAACTCCATCGTCTTCCCGAACGCGACCATCGTGGACTGCGACATCCGCGACTCCATCATCGACGAGAAGACCCACGTCGAGAACATGGACCTCGCGGGCGCGCTTATCGGCGCGCACACCCAGATTCTGAACGGCGACTAA
- a CDS encoding transcriptional regulator — translation MREADETTRERIAAHLRETTASPSALATEFDVTAGAAIDHVRHVAQSLSANDEELLVAPPECRDCGFSDFDDPANRPSRCPECKSESVEDPEFRIA, via the coding sequence ATGCGCGAGGCCGACGAGACCACCCGCGAGCGCATCGCCGCCCACCTCCGCGAGACGACCGCCTCGCCGAGCGCGCTGGCCACCGAATTCGACGTGACGGCCGGAGCAGCCATCGACCACGTCCGCCACGTCGCCCAGTCGCTGTCCGCCAACGACGAGGAGCTGCTCGTCGCCCCGCCGGAGTGTCGGGACTGCGGCTTCAGCGACTTCGACGACCCGGCGAACCGCCCCTCGCGGTGCCCGGAGTGCAAGAGCGAGTCGGTCGAGGACCCCGAGTTCAGAATCGCGTAG
- a CDS encoding Rieske (2Fe-2S) protein, with the protein MDEDSRIADVSEVPADSTLLFTVRDGFDEREAVLTRTAAGEVTAFENYCQHWTDVRLDKGSGASKRDGELVCGKHGALFEDDSGACTYGPCEGAVLESVEVTVEDGAVYLADDGYEFVEVGSSMEYDLSSDRSLGFD; encoded by the coding sequence ATGGACGAGGACAGCCGCATCGCCGACGTCTCCGAGGTCCCCGCCGACTCCACGCTGCTGTTCACGGTCCGGGACGGCTTCGACGAGCGCGAGGCCGTCCTGACCCGGACCGCGGCGGGCGAGGTGACAGCCTTCGAGAACTACTGCCAGCACTGGACCGACGTCCGCCTCGACAAGGGCAGCGGGGCGAGCAAGCGCGACGGCGAACTGGTCTGCGGCAAGCACGGCGCGCTCTTCGAGGACGACTCGGGCGCCTGCACCTACGGCCCCTGCGAGGGCGCGGTGCTCGAATCCGTCGAGGTGACCGTGGAAGACGGCGCGGTGTACCTCGCGGACGACGGCTACGAGTTCGTGGAGGTGGGTTCGTCGATGGAGTACGACCTCTCGTCGGACCGGTCGCTGGGTTTCGATTGA